The following coding sequences lie in one Spinacia oleracea cultivar Varoflay chromosome 1, BTI_SOV_V1, whole genome shotgun sequence genomic window:
- the LOC130465463 gene encoding DNA polymerase kappa-like: protein MDVVEVPPPAELVAAQPSSSKQQRNKRNRNTFTSALVPAAPVSNHRRMWVVDRLKDWWEKCSHPDYPDEEFKKSFRMSKATFEMLCEEFRNLFIIWMSISLILNVGSLGLDKFLGLKESSRTSSTASRKLPKDLLFYLILICSPFSFVIKKRSAILLPSIVISASLNEAYLDITEVCRERDVRSDDVAGEIRRGVFEETGLTCSAGVAPNRLLAKVCSDINKPNGQFILPNDRLAVMTFNSSLPIRKIGGIGKVTEHILRNTFERNTRKDLLEKGSFLCALFSPSSAAVW from the exons ATGG ATGTTGTTGAAGTGCCGCCGCCAGCAGAACTCGTAGCAGCTCAGCCGTCGTCGTCTAAGCAGCAGCGGAATAAACGCAATCGGAATACATTCACCTCCGCCTTGGTTCCGGCGGCGCCGGTGTCTAACCACCGAAGGATGTGGGTGGTGGACCGATTAAAAGATTGGTGGGAGAAATGCAGTCACCCGGATTACCCAGACGAAGAATTCAAAAAATCGTTTCGTATGAGCAAGGCTACATTCGAAATGCTGTGCGAAGAGTTCCGCAATTTGTTCATAATTTGGATGTCGATCTCTCTTATTCTTAACGT AGGGAGTTTGGGTTTAGATAAATTTCTAGGCTTGAAG GAATCATCTAGAACTAGTTCAACTGCAAGCAGGAAGCTTCCAAAGGATCTCTTATTTTATTTG ATTCTTATATGTTCACCATTCTCCTTTGTCATAAAAAAACGATCTGCAATTCTCCTTCCTTCTATTGTCATTTCCGCCAGTTTAAATGAAGCATACCTTGATATAACTGAGGTCTGCAGAGAAAGAGATGTGAGAAGTGATGAT GTTGCTGGTGAGATCAGAAGAGGTGTTTTTGAAGAAACTGGTTTGACATGTAGTGCTGGTGTGGCTCCTAATCGATTACTGGCTAAG GTTTGCTCAGATATAAACAAGCCAAATGGACAATTTATTTTGCCAAATGATCGATTGGCTGTGATGACATTCAACTCCTCCCTCCCGATAAGAAAG ATTGGAGGCATTGGCAAGGTTACCGAGCATATCCTAAGGAATACTTTTGAAAGAAATACACGCAAGGATTTGCTTGAGAAAGGCAGTTTTCTCTGTGCCTTGTTTTCTCCTTCATCTGCAG CTGTGTGGTAG